The stretch of DNA TCTGACCCACGCCGATTGGAACACGCCTGATCGGGTCGCTGGATCGTCCGACAAACCCGACGTCTACACGTTCCTGAGTTTGGCGACGAAGTGCGTTATGTACTCCGGCGATCACAACAATAAACTTGTAACCAGCATCCGCTGCGGCGGCGACTAACCCGAGGTAACTCGCCGTCTTGCCAGACTGCACATGTCCAATAACCAGGCCCCGACGATCCCAACTACCATCGCACGTTGGATCTTGGAGATGCCCCAGTATCTTGGTACTTGAGGCTCTAATTGCGTGAACCACCTGCCGGCCCCAACCTAAGTCCAAGAGGTGCTGTTCGTAGGCGTCCAGATACGTCCAAGCGACACCTCTCTTCTGAACCCACTGCTCATCGTGGTGAGAGTCTTGGTCTACTAGTGAAACCCCTTCCCCCATAGTGGTGGTAATAATCGCTAGAGCTTCTTCAGCCAAGTCATCGATGTCCCCGTCGTAATCCAAGGCATCGGCCAGCCTTCTTGCCAAATCCACGACCTGGTCTTTAGTAGGTAGTTGGTTTGGATCAGAGAACTTTTCAAGCAGCGGCCTAAGTATCGCTCTCTTCATTGGGAGGCTGTACAAGTGCATTCCCTACTTTCCCGAATTACAGTTTGAATAATCGGCTCTGCTTCTTCCACGCTCACGCCCAACGAACGCACAACTTGCCGGAGCAGGTCGGGCACAACTTCTCCGCCTCCGAACAGCGCACATCTAACGCGGCGAATTAGCGTTTCAATCTGATCGCCTTTGGCAATGTATTCGTCCATGGCCTGCCGGCTATCGGCAAAGTCTGCATATATACTTTCCACGGGCAAGGTTCGTTCAATTGCATCGATCAATAGATTGACCTTGTCCGACTGTCCAGGCGGTAACGCCTCGATTACTATGCCAACTAGTGGATGACTATGGTTTACGGCATACCGAATTGTCCCATCGTGAGCGAACCTCTCCCAAAGTGGGACACGGATATCCTGCGAAAGCCGCTGTCCGCGGTTTTTATGAATGTTCACACTACGCTGATAGAGCTTATCGATAATTCTCTTGAGCGCTGCCCTAACCTCAGTTGGCGGCACAGCCCGTGACTTCTTAATATCTATGGTCCACAATTCGTCCATGGAAGACTCGAAGTCAATTCGAACACGAACGTGCCTAGTGGCTTCGCTCTTAGCGATAACGCGAAACCAGTCCCCCCAAGTTAGCAGCCGCTGATTGCGATAAATATAGGCGCCTTGAGCTGCGGAATACTCACTCGCAGTCTTGAATTTGGACTTTTCCTTTGCCGAGAGTCGGGAATGGTGAGGCAAAACAAAGGCCTGCATACTGACTACATGGTTGCCAATTCGGATTCGCTCAAGTGGCAATACCTGAGTCGCCTTGTTGCTTTCAAAATACGGGTCCAGAGGCTCCAAGGGATGATGATTAACAGAAATCTTTAGCTGAGGGCTCTTCACGGGCGCTAGGAAGCGATGAAATACCAGCGAAAGGTGATCAGACACCTGATTGAGCTCTTGAAATGGCGGTGGTGACCCGCCTTCGCTTGGGCGCTTTGGTAATAAGCGATCCAATTTTCTCCATATTACCACAGTGCCACTTGGGGAAAGCGCATCAATATATGGTAAGCGTGAAATAGCCTCATCATCCAGCTCTACAACGACCCAGTCATCCCATTCATCCACCAAATCCAAGTCCCACTCGATTGCGCACCTTTTCCCGTTGACTGCGCTCACTACGGTGAGATTCCGGCATTGCGACAGAGAGGCAGTCTTTAGACCAAGCCCAAAACGCCCAAGGTCCACACTGGGTGGATCTTCGCGAACCACGCGTGCCCCATGTCGCATTGCTTGGATCAATTCCCGTCTTGTCATTCCATGGCCATCGTCGACAATCGCCAAGGCAGGATCGTCCAGTCTTGGATCGTAGAAAATTTCAACTTTGGAAGCACTCGCTGTAATGCTGTTGTCGACGATGTCAGCAATTGCCGTCTCAATGGAATATCCAAGGTCGCGCATCGACGAAGATAGTGCGGCTGCACTTGGCGCTAGTTTGACAATCTCGCTCATGGAGCCTTTCGGGCGGTCACGACTTCAAGAACGCGCCGCAGGGCCAATTCTTCGGTACGTTCAATTTCGCACTCCCAAATAACAATGACCCTCCAACCTAGGCTTTCAAGCTCAAATACAGCCCTTTGGTCTCGAGAGCGCGTCTTCTCAAATTTCTCTCGCCAAAATTCGGTTCGGGTCTTTGGGAGTTTCGCTAGATCACAATCCTGATGTTGATGCCAGAAGCAACCATGCACAAATACAACTAGGCCATGTCTCGATAAAACAATGTCTGGCTTGCCAGGCAGTGTTGTGTTGTTTACCCTGAAGCGCAGGCCGGCCCTATGCAATAGCGACCTGAGCTTCCTTTCCGGAAGCGTATCCCGCGACCGGATCCTCGACATGTTCCAACTTCGATGGGCACTCACCGAGCTGCCATCAATTGCGCTGACGCTCTCGACAGAAATTTCATTCCTAGCGCTCTTCGAATTCCGCATTACCTTCTGCTCCAGCTGCCTCTCACGCTATTGCCGGACATCATCGTGTATGTGCACTTACACGAATCTAACAGACAACTAGGTTTGCCCACGTTGCCATCAGAATATGGAGTCAATATGGGAGGCGCAACAAGACACCGAAGTGCTATATAGCTCCACGGTCACGCGTAATAGATCTTCACATGAGTGCTCGCGTGCCCACACATTAGAAAAGAGGAGTGGCACACCATGGCCTATATACTGGCTAAATCGATTCCGCTCGAGCGCAGCCCGACCTTCGCAGACATACGGCAACTGGGTTTCGACAGGCTCCTCGCAAGTAACTTGCCCCAGAACTAGACGAGCTGATTTGGCGAAGAACTCGTTAGGCTGCCGAAACCGACGCACCGCTGGGCTGAGCCCCAAGTCAATTGTGCCGCCCCGGCGTAACGGGGCGGCCCGAATTACAACGCACTAAAACTACACCTAGCAACCCAAGACCTGCGCCCGCATCACGGACCAACCAAACCCCAAACCGGCGAGAACTCATAGGTCGTCCGCAGCTGCACCACGTCCACGCCAACGGACACAACCTCTACCCTGTTCCAGCCGAACTCGAGTTCCAGATCCGCGTGGCCAGCGCTAAGAGAGCTTCCGAGAATGCCCGAAACGGGGCCCGTGAACGACACCGTAACGTCGCGGTCGGCGTAAACCAGCATCACGTAGTTACCGGCGCCAGAGGCCATAGCTATCCTGCCTAACGCCCTACTCGGGTCGTGGTGCCAGCCCGGCATGCCCGCTTCGCCTACGGCGTAGCCGAACGGGGCAGCTATCAGGCCAACAGCCTCCGGTGGGTCGAAACTGACGTTACTGCTATCCAGCGCACCCGGGTAGATCTGGTCGAAAGGCACCATCACCGCGGTGGTTTCCCCGAACCCCAGCCACTGGTTCACGTACAACTGAGCCGAGCCGCCAGGGGTGTAATACGCGTGCCAACTGGTGGGGTTGGGGTCGTTCAGGTACTCGTGCTCCGCGGACCACGACACACCCGAGATCTCCTCCACCTGCCCACTAGCGGTGATGAACCTTGTCGGGCTGTGCTCGAAGGATTCCGAACCAGTCGCCGCCCGGGCCGTGAGCACCCAGTCGGTCTCCACACCGCTCCCGTAGTACATGAAGTTCCAGCCGGGCTCCAAAGCAACGTCCATCGCGTACTCTCGCGCGTTACTTGTCCAGCTGGCTTTAGCGCTAACGGCCTGGTCGGCGAAGACGGGAACCATGCTGGTTTGCAGGTCATCCGTCCGAATCCAACTCAAGAGAGTGTGCGACGCCAACCGGTTAACGCCGAACTCCATGTTGGGGTTGGTCTGAAATACCCCTATGGAGTTCGCGACCTTGATGCGCGCCGCGCTATTGTCCACCTCGATGTCGCCCGCGGCGACCGCGTTCCCAGTGTGCCAGGCGAGGTACGCCCTGGGGTCAAGCGGCGGGTCCTCTGTGTTCAGGTCTCGAGCATCTAGCTGGAAGCCGATGACACCACCCGAGCCCACCGAGAAGCTCTCCTCGATGTACCTGCGGATCAACTGGGTGCCGTTGAACGAGCGGGCTTCAAGAACCCAGATGCTAGTACCCGCGTCGTAATCGCTCGCCCCGAGCACCGCGTTCACGTTCAGCTTGTAATCGTAGTCCGTAAGCCCGCGGGGCTGTTCGCCCGAGCTACCGCACGCCGCCACAGACTAGGTGCTGAGCAGAGCCTGGCTCGCGGCGGTTAACCTATAGAGCAATGCCCCGCCAGTTCATAATCGCCCGCAACCCAGTTCCGAACTCGCGCCTGCCGCTCTTGTTGAGCCTCCCGCTGGCGCCGCGCCCGCTGCTGCTAGCCACCCGGGCTGACTGGCCGGTCGATAAGGACCTCTACTGCCACGAGTTAACCGAGTGGCCAGAGGGAGCCGAGGTGCTGGAGAGCGTGCCCGTCATCAGCTGTCAGCGGCGCGGCAGCTCCATCGAGCTCGTGCTGAACCGCCCGCAGCGGCGGCGCTCTCTGTTCGTGTTCACCGCCAACAAGTACGGTAACCGCCTGGTGTTCTGGCGCAGCGAGCGCTCCATGCGCGCCACGCGGCCCGGCGTGCGGGCGCCGCAAGCGCGCGGGCTCGACGGGCCCATGCGAGTCGTCATCGACACGCGCGAGCGCTACCCGTGGCGCTTCGCTACTAACCCGGTCACGGTCGAGCGGCGGCGCTTGCCGGTGGGCGACTACGGCGTTTTTGACGGCGACGAGCTGGCGGCGGTGGTCGAACGCAAGAAACTCAAAGAGTTCGCCGCCGCAGCGGTGAACGGGCAGCTGGCTCTGGCTATGGCGGAACTGTCCACAATGCCGCGCGCAGCGGTGGTTATAGAGGGGCGCCTAGGCAAGCTGCTCTCAACAGACGAAACGCGTGTGCGGCCAGGCTGGCTGCTGAACCTCACGGCCGCGCTGCAGGCCGCTTACCCGAACGTGCCCCTGTTGTTTGCGGAGTCCGGGCCGCTCGCCGCGGACCTCACCTACCGGTGGTTATCGGCCTGCATGAACCTGCGCCGCGCCGCGCACCGCGGCCGCTCCGCAAGCGAGGCGCTGGGCGACGTGCTCACCGACCAGGGCGCCGGCGGTGGGCCGCTCTTCGCGCCATCGCAGCCCGCAATAACCGGCCTGCTCGACGGCAGAACCGTGAGCCGCGAAGATGCGCCGCTCGACCAGGCAGGCCGTCAGGCGCTCGCCTTAGCGCACGTTGCCGAATGTGGCGCGATCACGGTGGCGGAGCACGCGGCACGCTGCGGCATCACTTCGCCGACCGCCTCGAAAGACCTGCACGCGCTGGTGGCGGAGGGGCGCCTGGTGGCGCACGGCCGGGCGCGGGGACTGCGGTTCGAGGCGGCGCAAACGTCGTAGGTGTGGCCCTAGCACCGGCCTGCGTCGACCATGATGTAGGAATGGTACGCAAGCAGTTCTACCTTGAAGAAGATCAGAACCTGGCGCTTAAGCGTAGAGCGGGCGAGCTGGCGGTATCCGAAGCCGAGGTAATGAGACGCGCTCTGGACGCAGCGCTGGGTCGCGGTTCAGCGTCTACCTGACTCGCCCGCTCGGCCCTGGAAGCCTTCTTCGCTAACACCGAAAACATACTCTCGCAACAGCAGGAAGCACCTACCCGCGCCAACAATCTCACAACTGAAACGCCGCCGTAGCCCCAGCACGGGCGGCCCGCAGCCCGGCCCCGGAACCAGCGCGCCCACCATCAGCGCCGTGGCGCCGGAAGTAGCCGCCAGGGGCCAAGCGTTCACGGTCACGGGCACCGGCTTCGGCACGGCTGAAGGCACGCTTACGGTCGGCGGAGTGCCTGCCAGCATCACCTCGTGGGGCCCCACAAGCATCGAAGCCACGGTGCCAGCAGACGCCGCCAACGCCTGGCAGGACGTGCTCGTTACCACCGCAGGCAGCGCCATCCACCCCGGCCCGTTCGTAGGCGTTGCCTACACGGGCACCGACGCTGACCTGCAGGCGTTCCTCAACGCTCAAGAGGCCGGCACGGCCGTGCTACTCGCGGCTCGCACCTACGACTTAACGGCGGGCGCCGCTGCCCTTACGGTCA from Acidimicrobiia bacterium encodes:
- a CDS encoding ATP-binding protein translates to MSEIVKLAPSAAALSSSMRDLGYSIETAIADIVDNSITASASKVEIFYDPRLDDPALAIVDDGHGMTRRELIQAMRHGARVVREDPPSVDLGRFGLGLKTASLSQCRNLTVVSAVNGKRCAIEWDLDLVDEWDDWVVVELDDEAISRLPYIDALSPSGTVVIWRKLDRLLPKRPSEGGSPPPFQELNQVSDHLSLVFHRFLAPVKSPQLKISVNHHPLEPLDPYFESNKATQVLPLERIRIGNHVVSMQAFVLPHHSRLSAKEKSKFKTASEYSAAQGAYIYRNQRLLTWGDWFRVIAKSEATRHVRVRIDFESSMDELWTIDIKKSRAVPPTEVRAALKRIIDKLYQRSVNIHKNRGQRLSQDIRVPLWERFAHDGTIRYAVNHSHPLVGIVIEALPPGQSDKVNLLIDAIERTLPVESIYADFADSRQAMDEYIAKGDQIETLIRRVRCALFGGGEVVPDLLRQVVRSLGVSVEEAEPIIQTVIRESRECTCTASQ
- the vsr gene encoding DNA mismatch endonuclease Vsr; protein product: MRNSKSARNEISVESVSAIDGSSVSAHRSWNMSRIRSRDTLPERKLRSLLHRAGLRFRVNNTTLPGKPDIVLSRHGLVVFVHGCFWHQHQDCDLAKLPKTRTEFWREKFEKTRSRDQRAVFELESLGWRVIVIWECEIERTEELALRRVLEVVTARKAP
- a CDS encoding ERCC4 domain-containing protein, with the protein product MPRQFIIARNPVPNSRLPLLLSLPLAPRPLLLATRADWPVDKDLYCHELTEWPEGAEVLESVPVISCQRRGSSIELVLNRPQRRRSLFVFTANKYGNRLVFWRSERSMRATRPGVRAPQARGLDGPMRVVIDTRERYPWRFATNPVTVERRRLPVGDYGVFDGDELAAVVERKKLKEFAAAAVNGQLALAMAELSTMPRAAVVIEGRLGKLLSTDETRVRPGWLLNLTAALQAAYPNVPLLFAESGPLAADLTYRWLSACMNLRRAAHRGRSASEALGDVLTDQGAGGGPLFAPSQPAITGLLDGRTVSREDAPLDQAGRQALALAHVAECGAITVAEHAARCGITSPTASKDLHALVAEGRLVAHGRARGLRFEAAQTS